A window of Citrus sinensis cultivar Valencia sweet orange chromosome 7, DVS_A1.0, whole genome shotgun sequence contains these coding sequences:
- the LOC102630270 gene encoding UDP-rhamnose/UDP-galactose transporter 4 produces MSSTTKAADRKAATDVAAWMFNVVTSVGIIMVNKALMATYGFSFATTLTGLHFATTTMLTTFLRWLGYIQTSHLPFSELVRFVVFANFSIVGMNVSLMWNSVGFYQIAKLSMIPVSCFLEVVLDKVRYSRDTKLSILLVLFGVGVCTVTDVSVNAKGFIAAFVAVWSTAMQQYYVHYLQRKYNLGSFNLLGHTAPAQAASLLLLGPFVDYWLTSKRVDAYNYGFLSVFFMILSCSIAVGTNLSQFICIGRFTAVTFQVLGHMKTILVLVLGFIFFGKEGLNMQVILGMVIAVLGMIWYGNASSKPGGKERRSLSLPKSQKQSVPETTTSEDEKV; encoded by the exons ATGTCTTCAACAACCAAGGCCGCTGACAGGAAGGCAGCTACAGATGTTGCCGCATGGATGTTCAACGTTGTCACATCTGTTGGAATAATCATGGTCAATAAAGCCCTGATGGCTACATACGGTTTCAGTTTTG CTACAACGTTAACTGGTCTGCATTTTGCCACAACCACCATGTTGACTACTTTTCTTAGGTGGCTGGGATATATCCAGACCTCTCATCTTCCGTTTTCTGAACTTGTGAGATTTGTTGTCTTTGCAAACTTCTCTATTGTGGGAATGAATGTGAGTTTAATGTGGAACTCGGTGGGGTTCTATCAG ATTGCTAAGCTGAGTATGATCCCCGTGTCATGTTTTCTGGAAGTTGTCTTGGACAAAGTGCGATACTCTAGAGACACAAAGCTAAGCATACTATTAGTTCTCTTTGGTGTTGGAGTCTGTACTGTTACAGATGTGAGTGTCAATGCCAAAGGTTTTATAGCTGCCTTTGTAGCTGTTTGGAGCACAGCCATGCAGCAGTAT TATGTACATTATCTTCAGAGGAAGTATAATCTAGGATCTTTCAACCTATTGGGGCATACTGCTCCTGCCCAAGCTGCATCTCTGCTGCTGTTGGGACCCTTTGTGGACTACTGGTTGACAAGTAAAAGAGTTGATGCCTACAACTATGGTTTTCTATCCGTG TTCTTTATGATATTGTCCTGTAGCATAGCAGTTGGCACCAACCTCAGCCAATTTATCTGCATAGGCAGGTTTACTGCTGTGACATTCCAAGTGCTTGGCCATATGAAGACAATTCTCGTCCTGGTTCTGGGATTCATCTTCTTTGGAAAAGAGGGTCTCAATATGCAAGTCATTTTGGGTATGGTCATCGCGGTGTTAGGAATGATCTGGTACGGTAATGCCTCGTCAAAGCCAGGAGGAAAGGAGCGTCGCAGCCTTTCATTGCCTAAATCTCAAAAACAGAGTGTACCAGAGACCACCACTTCAGAAGATGAAAAAGTCTAG